The Methanothrix soehngenii GP6 genome has a window encoding:
- a CDS encoding phosphate ABC transporter substrate-binding protein yields the protein MKVKSILLVLLLVSFFVYVSVEAREQKVAISGSSTVMPLAEISAEEFNMLQDNYHVTVTAGGSGVGIVNVVEGRSAIAMTSRELHLVERQRYETPTEKFNVITVGYDAICLMVSPEVYDFGVTDLSAEEVRRIYSGSISNWKELGGPDEEIFAIGRRPGSGTRDSFDEIIMGSREYETPGVSYEAAESSEVKTAIRGSDNAIGYVGYSYIMRGDSKVISLDGIPPTIENIKNGTYPLARELYFITLGRPSPGAKAFTDYVLSPEGQKIAIENGFIPA from the coding sequence ATGAAGGTCAAGAGCATACTACTGGTCTTGTTGCTGGTATCTTTCTTCGTTTATGTATCGGTCGAAGCAAGAGAGCAAAAGGTGGCAATATCTGGGTCCAGCACCGTAATGCCCCTGGCAGAGATTTCAGCGGAGGAGTTCAATATGCTCCAGGATAACTACCATGTGACTGTGACCGCAGGAGGCTCGGGGGTGGGGATTGTGAACGTGGTCGAGGGCAGATCGGCGATCGCCATGACCTCTCGGGAGCTTCACCTGGTGGAGCGACAGAGATACGAGACGCCAACAGAGAAGTTTAATGTGATCACCGTGGGATACGATGCCATATGCCTGATGGTCAGCCCAGAAGTTTACGATTTTGGTGTCACAGACCTGTCCGCTGAGGAGGTGAGGAGGATCTATTCTGGCAGCATTAGCAACTGGAAAGAGCTCGGGGGGCCAGACGAGGAGATCTTCGCCATAGGAAGGAGGCCAGGCTCTGGAACTAGGGACTCCTTCGATGAGATCATAATGGGAAGTCGAGAGTATGAGACTCCCGGAGTCAGCTATGAGGCGGCTGAAAGCTCCGAGGTCAAGACGGCTATCCGGGGAAGCGACAATGCCATAGGCTATGTCGGATATAGCTATATAATGAGAGGAGACAGCAAAGTGATATCCCTTGATGGTATCCCGCCGACGATAGAAAACATAAAAAATGGAACATATCCCCTTGCCCGAGAGCTTTACTTCATCACCCTGGGCAGACCAAGTCCTGGGGCAAAGGCATTTACCGATTATGTCTTGAGTCCAGAAGGCCAGAAGATTGCGATTGAGAACGGATTCATACCGGCCTGA
- a CDS encoding CxxC-x17-CxxC domain-containing protein, producing MFERKYENRGSSGGSRGSYNSGPREMTDVTCSECGKQTQVPFKPDGSRPVYCSECYQKHRPAKTSRRY from the coding sequence ATGTTTGAGAGAAAATATGAAAACAGAGGTAGCTCCGGCGGCAGCAGAGGCAGCTACAATAGTGGTCCGAGAGAAATGACTGACGTAACCTGCTCAGAATGCGGCAAGCAGACCCAGGTTCCATTTAAGCCGGATGGGTCCAGACCGGTTTACTGCAGCGAGTGCTATCAGAAGCACAGACCTGCCAAAACATCCAGAAGATATTAA
- a CDS encoding OBG GTPase family GTP-binding protein has product MATIEEQIKALEEEIFNTQKNKATEHHLGKIKAKIAKLRAQQELQKIKGGGGGRRYYIKKSGDATVALVGFPSVGKSSLLNYLTGSKSEVAAYQFTTLEVIPGVMKHKGAEIQILDMPGIIKGAARGKGRGREVITAARAADMILLLGDVFNYNLKVLERELYEAGIRLDKQPPNIHITQERKGGIIVRSTVPLTRMTEFEIAEIIRAYGIVNANVTVREDIDTDTLVDFLAGNRVYIPSLVAINKFDLRYGGIEDKIEEDLGRDYLPISCATTEGLEELKDHIYETLGFIRIYLKPKGGKADLEEPLVLLDGSTVKSVCEHLHRDFVNLFRYALVWGKSAKFPGQSIGLDHELQDCDVLSIITKRR; this is encoded by the coding sequence ATGGCAACCATCGAGGAGCAGATCAAGGCGCTGGAAGAGGAGATCTTCAACACTCAGAAGAACAAGGCCACCGAGCATCATCTGGGCAAGATTAAGGCCAAAATAGCGAAGCTGAGGGCCCAGCAGGAGCTTCAGAAGATCAAGGGCGGCGGAGGGGGCAGAAGATACTATATCAAAAAATCAGGCGATGCCACGGTGGCCCTGGTGGGGTTCCCGTCCGTAGGCAAATCCAGCCTGCTCAATTATCTGACCGGATCCAAGTCCGAGGTGGCAGCCTATCAGTTCACCACCCTCGAGGTCATTCCTGGGGTGATGAAGCACAAAGGCGCCGAGATCCAGATCCTGGATATGCCAGGGATCATCAAGGGAGCGGCGCGGGGAAAGGGCAGGGGCAGAGAGGTGATCACTGCCGCCCGGGCCGCGGATATGATCCTCTTATTGGGGGACGTATTCAATTACAATCTGAAGGTCCTGGAGCGGGAGCTCTATGAGGCCGGCATAAGGCTGGACAAGCAGCCGCCAAACATCCACATCACCCAGGAAAGGAAGGGGGGCATCATAGTGCGCAGCACTGTTCCCCTGACTCGGATGACGGAGTTCGAGATCGCAGAGATCATCCGCGCCTACGGCATTGTGAACGCCAATGTAACCGTTCGAGAGGATATAGACACTGACACCCTGGTCGACTTCCTGGCTGGGAACAGGGTCTATATTCCCTCTCTGGTGGCTATAAACAAGTTCGACCTGCGCTACGGTGGGATCGAGGACAAGATCGAGGAAGACCTGGGCAGGGACTATCTGCCCATATCCTGCGCCACCACTGAAGGCCTCGAGGAGCTAAAAGACCATATATATGAGACGCTGGGATTCATTCGCATCTATCTCAAGCCCAAGGGAGGCAAAGCAGATCTTGAGGAGCCTCTGGTGCTCCTGGATGGAAGCACAGTGAAATCGGTATGCGAGCATCTTCATAGGGACTTCGTAAACCTATTTCGATATGCACTGGTCTGGGGAAAGAGCGCCAAGTTCCCTGGCCAGTCCATAGGGCTGGATCATGAGCTCCAGGATTGCGATGTGCTCTCGATAATCACCAAGAGGAGATGA
- a CDS encoding CRISPR-associated protein Cas4, with translation MHQTVRISDISLYLRCPRLVYFDSLGKLPRFSSAKQILMRSLALSLLQKDDLEGQLREALGRLEVELPLIYDLEPGELQAALNEADEEIGSMVNGLKGWMDQLIPFEAEVELYSEKLGLSGRLDRLAPGDTPSIIRTGRPPENGIWKRDRLMLAGYSLLLGEKENIKVDWGQVEYPSLGMVRRVPVRSTDKARVLRIRDRVRLIKNGQLPDRPEGSPCQSCHAQTMCEMRHSLASKFF, from the coding sequence ATGCACCAGACCGTACGGATCTCAGACATCAGCCTTTACCTGCGCTGCCCCAGGCTCGTCTACTTCGATTCCCTGGGCAAGCTGCCGAGATTCAGCAGTGCGAAGCAAATCCTGATGCGCAGCCTCGCTCTCTCATTGCTGCAGAAGGACGATCTGGAAGGCCAGCTAAGAGAGGCTCTCGGAAGGCTGGAGGTGGAACTGCCCCTGATCTACGATCTGGAGCCAGGCGAGCTTCAGGCCGCCTTGAATGAGGCGGATGAGGAGATTGGATCGATGGTCAACGGTCTTAAAGGCTGGATGGACCAGCTCATCCCCTTTGAGGCAGAGGTAGAGCTCTATTCGGAGAAGCTGGGTCTCTCCGGCAGGCTGGATAGGCTGGCTCCAGGAGATACGCCCTCGATCATCCGCACCGGCCGGCCGCCAGAGAACGGAATCTGGAAGAGAGATCGTCTCATGCTGGCCGGCTATTCACTCCTTTTAGGAGAGAAGGAGAATATAAAGGTGGATTGGGGACAGGTGGAGTATCCAAGCCTGGGCATGGTGCGAAGGGTGCCCGTCCGCAGCACAGACAAAGCCCGGGTGCTGCGCATTCGTGATCGAGTTCGCCTTATCAAAAACGGCCAGCTTCCCGACAGGCCGGAAGGCTCCCCCTGCCAGTCATGCCATGCACAGACGATGTGCGAGATGAGGCACTCTTTGGCCTCAAAGTTCTTCTAA
- a CDS encoding LysM peptidoglycan-binding domain-containing protein, with protein MSEKAIPKYIYFVSGYLTSPEQDISRIYFEKLKSIFKAEAPGYILGFRNPLSDRPFELIEKKKCSKEEFLKIWKDERTAGIIWSSHGDPNTGYPWAAPAEPWQKPTIMNIFTLPKSGRNLRSLAVLSCGSHTAESLWREKMSYKDPVIYSISGLLRDGTLDLSDQTYSWIKESRLESPDKPLAGARYMMQYAMGTFNPGSLAGCSGCDCNISGRNQAQYRRKQDLVEQMIWRDFSEPEHVFVPYQRIPNVETDASHYTAHKIRPGDRVWYLAEDYGYSDRKRFTEDVKKLNPAINFKTLRPGQTINVPTKIGVPESLRPPYAFDINQPKRGDTFSQPSQLRILDQHLTKIFSPPPAAHLSQLHLLNQQLMRTPNPPTMMPTFDAIDALKKLEQEAQERQDTRRWLQRTSDQLNRRPLAVAAATPPSTLRILDDHLRQTYTPDIRTQAFDAMDALRWLERDAQQRRDTHRWLSGIEQNLDRRPAAFYQLETTRPSTLSLLGRHLRKF; from the coding sequence GTGAGCGAAAAAGCAATCCCCAAGTACATCTACTTCGTAAGCGGCTACCTCACCAGCCCGGAGCAGGATATATCCCGAATCTATTTCGAGAAGCTGAAGAGCATCTTCAAAGCCGAGGCTCCTGGATATATATTAGGATTTAGAAATCCGCTTTCGGATAGGCCTTTTGAGCTAATTGAGAAGAAGAAATGCTCCAAAGAAGAATTCCTCAAGATATGGAAGGATGAACGAACTGCAGGAATCATTTGGTCCTCACATGGAGATCCCAACACAGGGTACCCATGGGCGGCACCTGCCGAGCCGTGGCAGAAACCCACTATCATGAATATCTTTACACTCCCCAAGTCTGGCAGGAATCTCCGTTCCCTGGCAGTGCTATCCTGTGGAAGCCATACAGCAGAGAGTCTCTGGCGAGAAAAGATGAGCTACAAGGATCCTGTTATTTACAGCATTAGCGGCCTGCTGCGAGACGGCACGCTCGATTTAAGCGACCAAACCTATTCCTGGATAAAAGAGAGCAGACTGGAATCTCCGGATAAACCTTTAGCTGGTGCTCGTTATATGATGCAATATGCCATGGGCACGTTCAATCCTGGCAGTCTCGCAGGATGCAGCGGATGCGACTGCAATATATCCGGTCGTAACCAGGCCCAGTACCGCCGCAAACAAGATTTAGTCGAGCAAATGATTTGGAGGGACTTCTCCGAGCCTGAGCACGTATTCGTGCCTTACCAGCGCATACCCAATGTAGAGACTGATGCCTCTCATTACACCGCTCATAAAATCAGGCCCGGAGATAGAGTTTGGTATTTAGCGGAGGATTACGGTTACAGCGATAGAAAGCGATTCACGGAAGATGTAAAGAAGCTCAACCCCGCCATCAACTTCAAGACTCTGCGACCTGGACAGACCATCAACGTGCCTACCAAAATTGGGGTTCCAGAGAGTCTCCGTCCTCCCTATGCCTTCGATATCAACCAGCCGAAAAGGGGAGATACCTTTTCCCAGCCCTCGCAGCTTCGTATCTTGGACCAGCACCTAACCAAGATTTTCTCACCACCTCCGGCAGCGCATCTCTCTCAGCTCCACCTCCTGAATCAGCAGCTTATGAGGACACCCAATCCACCCACCATGATGCCAACATTTGACGCCATAGACGCTCTAAAGAAGTTGGAGCAAGAGGCTCAAGAAAGGCAGGATACCAGGAGATGGCTGCAGCGCACTTCTGATCAATTGAACAGGCGCCCCCTGGCAGTCGCTGCTGCAACTCCACCTTCCACGCTCCGCATTCTGGACGATCATCTGAGGCAGACCTATACCCCTGATATCAGGACGCAGGCGTTCGATGCCATGGATGCATTGAGATGGCTGGAGAGAGATGCTCAACAGAGAAGGGACACTCATAGATGGCTATCCGGCATCGAGCAGAATCTGGACAGAAGACCGGCTGCATTCTACCAATTAGAGACGACGAGACCTTCTACTTTGAGCCTCCTGGGACGCCATCTGAGAAAATTTTAA
- a CDS encoding ATP-dependent DNA helicase produces the protein MYLDYLPYESLRPHQDRMLDAVYDVVSRGNQGILMIDAPTGTGKTSCISAALAAAPGKIVVAVRTVSQIDIYIDEINRIWSKTRHKPEIAYMVGKQRICPLEGEFRAESVYAGCLRLREWTKNYVSSKIGKGNAAIYDPHADSIPEEEPGYRTFCPYYLRSREGFEINGSVHFRRSARALDVVEGLKKRVTAPSGLMDSCQGICPYEIMSLYAKNSDIVIMNYSHLFSPDFQDIIFQWLEMDSEKVTLIIDEAHNLGDAVRAMNSRHLTQRMIDLAETEVEKFEGTLGQARLEETREEASWRREGIRIIRQLLPRLRRFLQSRLDRMPEGEALMDADLFRAFLYDGIDDIEDALSYFSDVAVAVADLNLAEGDRENLQGDIQPSLALVLLFLRDMETAETDIALQRKIVVTGVGKRKLVRLEVNNIDPAANIRRITDNVNATIMLSGTFSPLEAYELYCLGEEGRAEKLSLPNPFPKENRLLLVAKKATTQLEQREDMDNREEISGHIRSLIECVPGNVAVFFTSYPMMNNYRDVCLSSSRKVGKKLCVEPRSADQVPELLDLFFSLGARGGGVLTGVCGGKLAEGIDYKGEALKGVAVVGLPLSAYDEIQKEINSYYTMKYGKIKGMLIAYTLPAINRGLQAAGRVIRAESERGVLLFCDRRFGYDDLGGVNQFLPGWVREELILVDAREGGELIQEKIAKWQMDNYSGGNPERDSEILPAGDLKGAAQKRRAQESGRKGDESSSAKRARPRRGGKRDLRELARSLGLGDPGSKRS, from the coding sequence GTGTACCTGGATTATTTGCCCTATGAGTCTCTCCGGCCTCACCAGGACAGGATGCTGGACGCAGTCTATGATGTGGTGAGCAGAGGAAATCAGGGCATTCTGATGATAGATGCTCCCACCGGCACTGGAAAGACGAGCTGCATCAGCGCTGCTCTGGCCGCCGCTCCGGGAAAGATCGTGGTAGCGGTGAGAACCGTCTCTCAGATCGATATCTACATCGATGAGATCAATCGAATTTGGTCCAAGACCCGCCACAAGCCGGAGATCGCCTATATGGTGGGAAAGCAGAGGATCTGCCCTCTGGAGGGCGAGTTCCGAGCAGAGAGCGTCTATGCCGGCTGCTTGAGGCTTAGAGAGTGGACGAAAAACTATGTCTCCTCGAAGATCGGCAAGGGCAATGCAGCCATCTACGATCCTCATGCAGATAGCATTCCCGAGGAGGAGCCTGGCTATAGGACGTTCTGCCCGTACTACCTGCGAAGCAGAGAAGGCTTTGAGATAAATGGATCTGTCCATTTCCGCCGATCCGCCAGGGCCCTGGATGTGGTAGAGGGCTTGAAAAAGAGGGTAACCGCACCCTCGGGGCTTATGGACTCCTGCCAGGGCATCTGCCCCTATGAGATCATGAGCCTTTACGCCAAGAACAGCGATATAGTGATCATGAACTACTCTCACCTCTTCAGTCCTGACTTCCAGGACATCATCTTCCAGTGGCTGGAGATGGACTCGGAGAAGGTCACCCTGATCATAGATGAGGCCCATAACCTGGGAGATGCGGTAAGAGCAATGAACTCACGCCACCTCACCCAAAGGATGATAGATCTTGCCGAGACCGAGGTGGAGAAGTTCGAGGGCACCTTGGGGCAGGCCAGGCTGGAGGAGACGAGAGAGGAAGCCTCCTGGAGGAGAGAGGGAATCAGGATCATACGACAGCTCCTTCCCAGGCTCCGGAGGTTCCTTCAGAGCCGGCTGGATAGAATGCCTGAGGGCGAGGCCCTGATGGATGCCGATCTGTTTCGCGCCTTCCTCTACGATGGGATCGATGACATCGAAGACGCGTTATCATATTTCTCAGATGTTGCAGTGGCAGTCGCCGATCTGAACCTGGCGGAAGGAGATAGGGAGAACCTGCAGGGGGATATTCAGCCCAGCCTCGCCCTGGTGCTGCTCTTTCTCAGAGACATGGAGACGGCGGAGACCGATATCGCTCTTCAGAGGAAGATCGTGGTCACCGGTGTGGGAAAAAGGAAGCTCGTCCGGCTGGAGGTCAATAACATCGATCCGGCGGCCAACATCCGGCGGATTACAGACAACGTCAATGCCACTATCATGCTCTCCGGCACCTTCTCCCCCCTGGAGGCTTATGAGCTCTACTGTCTGGGAGAGGAGGGCAGAGCAGAGAAGCTCAGCCTGCCCAACCCCTTCCCCAAGGAAAACCGCCTCCTCCTGGTGGCTAAAAAGGCCACGACCCAGCTGGAGCAGAGGGAGGATATGGACAATAGGGAGGAGATATCGGGGCACATAAGATCACTGATCGAGTGCGTCCCGGGAAATGTGGCGGTGTTTTTCACCTCTTATCCCATGATGAACAATTACCGGGACGTCTGTCTCTCATCCTCAAGGAAGGTTGGAAAGAAGCTCTGTGTTGAGCCCCGCAGCGCAGACCAGGTCCCTGAGCTTCTGGATCTGTTCTTCTCTTTAGGGGCCAGGGGCGGGGGGGTTCTGACCGGGGTGTGCGGTGGAAAGCTGGCAGAGGGGATCGACTATAAAGGCGAGGCCCTGAAAGGAGTGGCAGTGGTAGGGCTGCCTTTGTCGGCATACGACGAGATCCAAAAGGAGATCAACAGCTACTATACCATGAAATATGGCAAGATCAAAGGTATGCTCATCGCCTACACTTTGCCTGCGATAAACCGGGGGCTGCAAGCTGCAGGAAGGGTTATCCGGGCGGAATCCGAAAGGGGCGTCCTGCTGTTCTGCGACCGCCGGTTTGGATATGACGATCTCGGGGGAGTTAATCAGTTCCTTCCAGGCTGGGTGAGGGAGGAGTTGATTTTGGTGGATGCCAGAGAAGGAGGGGAATTGATCCAAGAGAAGATCGCGAAATGGCAGATGGATAATTATTCCGGAGGCAATCCAGAAAGAGACTCTGAAATCCTCCCTGCAGGCGATTTGAAGGGCGCTGCCCAGAAGAGAAGAGCTCAGGAGAGCGGCAGGAAGGGAGATGAATCCTCTTCGGCCAAGAGGGCAAGGCCGCGAAGGGGAGGCAAGAGGGATCTGAGGGAGTTGGCAAGATCTCTAGGCCTGGGGGATCCCGGTTCCAAGAGAAGCTGA
- a CDS encoding DUF555 domain-containing protein, with translation MPNFNVLLEGAWLVRDVKTEDDAIGVAISEAGKRLNQRKMDFVEVEVGQWDCPECNEPLDGVFLVASMALVALLFEIKIFNAESEEHAGRIAKSTVGKALGTIPLRVLETEKIG, from the coding sequence ATGCCGAATTTCAATGTCTTGCTGGAGGGTGCCTGGCTGGTCAGAGATGTCAAGACCGAGGATGATGCTATCGGTGTGGCCATCTCTGAAGCGGGAAAGAGATTGAACCAGAGAAAGATGGACTTTGTTGAGGTAGAGGTGGGCCAATGGGATTGCCCGGAATGCAATGAGCCCTTAGACGGCGTCTTCCTCGTCGCCAGCATGGCACTGGTGGCGCTATTATTTGAGATCAAGATCTTCAATGCAGAGAGCGAGGAGCATGCAGGAAGGATCGCAAAATCAACGGTTGGAAAGGCCCTGGGCACCATTCCCCTGCGGGTGCTGGAGACAGAAAAGATCGGCTAG